One Clarias gariepinus isolate MV-2021 ecotype Netherlands chromosome 18, CGAR_prim_01v2, whole genome shotgun sequence genomic window carries:
- the atic gene encoding bifunctional purine biosynthesis protein PURH encodes MSTELALLSVSDKTGLLDFAKRLVSTGLSLVASGGTAKALRDAGLSVRDVSELTGFPEMLGGRVKTLHPAVHGGILARNTPSDQADMEKLGFSLVRVVVCNLYPFVKTVASPNVTVAEAVEQIDIGGVTLLRAAAKNHARVTVVCDPADYEQVAKEMEASSEKDTSVQMRQTLALKAFTHTAQYDDAIADYFRREFSSGVSQLSLRYGMNPHQSPAQIYTLRPALPIKVLNGAPGFINLCDALNAWQLVKELKSALQMPAAASFKHVSPAGAAVGVALSEEEAKVCMVHDILKDLTPLAMAYARARGADRMSSFGDFIALSDPCDVPTAKIISREVSDGIIAPGYDPEALRILSKKKNGNYCVLQMDPDYEPDEQEVRILFGLHMKQKRNNGVIDKQLFSNVVSSGTLSETAVRDLIVASIAVKYTQSNSVCYAKDGQVIGIGAGQQSRIHCTRLAGDKADNWWLRRHPKVLGMKFRANVKRAEIANAIDQYVSSTIGEGPDLAVWKALFEEIPEPLSESDRKQWLGSLQAVALSSDAFFPFRDNIDRAKRSGVEYIAAPSGSTADEVVINACNELGITLVHTNLRLFHH; translated from the exons ATGTCCACTGAACTCG CTTTACTGAGTGTGTCCGATAAGACCGGGCTGCTGGACTTTGCGAAGCGGCTCGTGTCCACCGGGTTGTCGCTGGTCGCGTCGGGTGGCACGGCTAAGGCTCTGCGAGACGCCGGACTCTCAGTGAG AGACGTGTCCGAGCTCACGGGTTTCCCAGAGATGCTCGGCGGTCGAGTTAAAACTCTCCACCCCGCCGTTCATGGAGGAATCCTGGCCAGAAACACTCCGTCTGACCAGGCCGACATGGAAAAGCTGGGCTTTAGTCTCGTGAG AGTGGTCGTGTGTAACCTTTATCCTTTTGTAAAGACTGTCGCTTCACCGAATGTGACTGTGGCTGAAGCAGTGGAGCAGATTGACATTG GTGGCGTTACTCTTCTCCGTGCCGCGGCTAAGAACCACGCCCGAGTGACGGTGGTCTGCGACCCGGCTGATTACGAACAGGTGGCGAAGGAGATGGAGGCTTCGAGCGAGAAGGACACGTCAGTCCAGATGCGCCAAACTCTTGCTCTTAAG gcgttcacacacaccgctcAGTACGACGATGCGATCGCGGATTATTTCCGGCGCGAGTTCAGCAGTGGAGTGTCTCAGCTGTCGCTGCGTTACGGCATGAACCCACACCAGAGTCCTGCGCAGATTTACACACTGAGGCCCGCCCTGCCCATAAAGg tgctAAACGGAGCTCCGGGCTTTATTAATCTGTGTGACGCGCTGAACGCATGGCAGCTGGTTAAGGAGCTGAAGAGTGCACTGCAAATGCCTGCTGCTGCGTCCTTCAAACACGTCAGTCCTGCTG gtgcGGCTGTGGGTGTTGCACTTAGCGAGGAGGAGGCTAAAGTGTGTATGGTGCACGACATCCTGAAAGATCTTACACCCCTCGCTATGGCCTACGCTCGTGCCAGAG GAGCGGACAGGATGTCCTCATTCGGGGATTTCATTGCACTTTCCGACCCCTGTGACGTTCCCACTGCTAAGATCATCTccagagag GTCTCAGACGGGATTATCGCTCCAGGTTATGACCCCGAGGCTCTCCGTATCCTCAGCAAAAAGAAGAATGGAAATTATTGCGTGCTTCAG ATGGATCCCGACTATGAGCCCGACGAACAGGAGGTGAGAATTCTTTTCGGGCTGCACATGAAGCAGAAGAGGAACAACGGCGTTATCGATAAGCAGCTCTTCAGCAATGTTGTCTCTAGCGGCACC CTGTCCGAGACGGCCGTGCGCGACCTGATTGTAGCCAGCATCGCCGTGAAGTACACGCAGTCCAACTCTGTGTGTTATGCCAAGGATGGCCAG gtAATCGGCATTGGTGCGGGTCAGCAGTCTCGGATCCACTGCACTCGCCTGGCAGGCGACAAGGCCGATAACTGGTGGCTGCGTCGCCACCCGAAAGTTCTGGGCATGAAATTCCGCGCCAACGTTAAACGTGCCGAGATCGCTAATGCTATTGACCAGTATGTCAGCAGTACCATCGGAGAG GGTCCTGATCTGGCCGTGTGGAAGGCTCTGTTTGAGGAGATTCCTGAACCTTTGAGCGAATCTGACAGAAAGCAATggctcgggtctctgcaggccgtTGCCCTCAGCTCAGATGCTTTCTTCCCCTTCAGAGACAACATCGACCGAGCAAAGCGG AGCGGTGTCGAGTACATCGCCGCTCCGTCAGGCTCCACTGCTGATGAGGTTGTCATCAACGCCTGTAACGAGCTGGGAATCACTCTGGTGCACACCAACCTTCGCCTCTTCCATCATTGA